A genomic stretch from Kribbella amoyensis includes:
- a CDS encoding S41 family peptidase, whose protein sequence is MRTDEIRTITDRLAALVAVHYVFPEVGQKVAARLAAASAAGRYDELTEPEQLAERVTADLQEGNLDKHLRLKYNREEVPDEADPAAEEAYWLGQARLHAGGMARAERLPGNIGVLEIRPILYPPQHAAPAVSAAMSLLSATYALIVDLRGCIGGSPDQVAYLCSHLVGSEPVHLNDLVTPADGTVRQFWTTPALPGPRYGGTKPIWVLTSAATFSGGEELAYNLQTLGRATVVGERTGGGAHPRRGFSLHPNLEATIPVQRSINPLTGTNWEGVGVWPQVDVAAADAFDEARRRAVEYVLALPPGSGRSAAADELRPVAALRG, encoded by the coding sequence ATGCGCACCGACGAGATCAGAACCATCACCGACCGGCTGGCCGCCTTGGTGGCCGTGCACTACGTCTTCCCCGAAGTCGGCCAGAAAGTCGCCGCTCGGTTGGCCGCGGCATCGGCGGCCGGCCGGTACGACGAGCTCACCGAGCCCGAGCAGCTGGCCGAGCGGGTGACCGCCGACCTGCAGGAGGGGAACCTCGACAAGCACCTGCGCCTGAAGTACAACCGCGAGGAGGTGCCGGACGAGGCGGATCCGGCCGCCGAGGAGGCGTACTGGCTCGGGCAGGCCAGGCTGCACGCCGGCGGGATGGCCCGGGCCGAACGGCTGCCCGGCAACATCGGCGTGCTCGAGATCCGGCCGATCCTCTACCCGCCGCAGCACGCCGCCCCGGCCGTGTCCGCGGCCATGTCGTTGCTCTCGGCAACCTATGCGTTGATCGTCGACCTGCGTGGCTGCATCGGCGGCTCCCCGGACCAGGTCGCGTACCTCTGCAGCCATCTGGTCGGCTCCGAACCGGTCCACCTCAACGACCTCGTCACTCCCGCCGACGGCACGGTCCGCCAGTTCTGGACGACGCCCGCCCTGCCGGGTCCGCGGTACGGCGGGACGAAGCCGATCTGGGTCCTGACGAGCGCGGCGACGTTCTCGGGCGGCGAGGAGCTGGCGTACAACCTCCAGACACTCGGCCGCGCCACCGTCGTCGGCGAACGCACCGGCGGCGGCGCCCATCCCCGTCGCGGCTTCAGCCTCCACCCCAACCTCGAAGCCACCATCCCGGTCCAACGCTCCATCAACCCCCTCACCGGCACCAACTGGGAGGGGGTTGGTGTCTGGCCGCAGGTGGATGTCGCGGCCGCTGACGCCTTCGACGAGGCGCGCCGGCGTGCGGTCGAGTACGTGCTCGCGCTTCCCCCCGGTTCGGGGCGCAGCGCGGCGGCCGACGAGCTGAGGCCCGTCGCTGCGCTGCGGGGATGA
- a CDS encoding polyphenol oxidase family protein yields MLGYDEVLDKVRFAFTDRYGGVSAEPYGELNLGSAAGDEADAIAENFRRVGEEFGVGPEAVIRVSQVHGRAVHVVRPGDDLPVRPQPSADAIVTTRTDVVLCVRGADCLPVLLADPVNGVIGAAHCGRPGLYAGVVPAAVDAMRALGAEAITAVLGPYACGRCYEVPAEMRAEVAERVPASYAETSWGTPSIDVAAGVIAQLGELGELGVAVVDATTCTIESKDVYSYRREGQVSGRHAGLVRLYP; encoded by the coding sequence GTGCTCGGCTACGACGAGGTTCTCGACAAAGTCCGGTTCGCGTTCACCGACCGGTACGGCGGCGTCAGCGCGGAGCCGTACGGCGAACTGAACCTGGGCAGCGCGGCCGGTGACGAGGCGGACGCGATCGCGGAGAACTTCCGCCGGGTCGGCGAGGAGTTCGGTGTCGGTCCGGAGGCCGTGATCCGGGTCAGTCAGGTGCACGGCCGCGCGGTCCACGTGGTCCGGCCCGGCGACGACCTCCCGGTCCGCCCGCAGCCGTCGGCCGACGCGATCGTGACGACGCGGACCGATGTCGTGCTCTGCGTTCGCGGGGCCGACTGCCTCCCGGTCTTGCTCGCGGATCCGGTCAACGGCGTGATCGGGGCAGCGCACTGCGGTCGCCCCGGCCTGTACGCCGGCGTGGTGCCGGCCGCTGTGGACGCGATGCGTGCCCTCGGGGCCGAGGCGATCACCGCCGTCCTCGGTCCGTACGCGTGTGGCCGTTGCTACGAGGTACCGGCCGAGATGCGCGCCGAAGTCGCCGAGCGGGTGCCGGCGTCGTACGCCGAGACGAGCTGGGGTACTCCGTCGATCGACGTGGCCGCCGGCGTGATCGCGCAGCTCGGCGAGCTCGGCGAGCTCGGGGTCGCGGTGGTCGACGCGACCACGTGCACGATCGAGTCGAAGGACGTCTACTCATACCGGCGTGAGGGCCAGGTGAGCGGCCGGCACGCCGGTCTGGTCAGGCTGTACCCGTGA
- a CDS encoding YggS family pyridoxal phosphate-dependent enzyme produces MNDAGVTTREDELRDNLRLVRERIQAACTAAGRPADDVTLVAITKTFPISDVRALAALGVRDLGENREQELKAKAPDCQDVTWHFVGQLQTNKARSVVRHAAVVHSVDRASLVAALSKAAVAEERVVRCLLQVSLASFGPRDAATGRARGGVEPEDVAELAAGVAAADGLELGGVMAVAPLGGDPGEAFAGLREVASRLRSEHAGADWISAGMSGDLDAAIRHGATHVRLGRALLGTRPPLG; encoded by the coding sequence GTGAACGATGCCGGCGTGACGACGCGCGAGGACGAGCTGCGCGACAACCTGCGGCTGGTCCGTGAGCGGATCCAGGCGGCCTGTACGGCGGCCGGGCGGCCCGCGGACGACGTGACCCTCGTCGCGATCACCAAAACCTTCCCCATCAGCGACGTACGGGCGCTGGCGGCGCTCGGAGTGCGGGACCTCGGCGAGAACCGCGAGCAGGAACTCAAGGCGAAGGCGCCGGACTGCCAGGACGTCACGTGGCACTTCGTCGGGCAGCTGCAGACCAACAAGGCGCGCTCGGTGGTCCGCCATGCCGCGGTCGTCCACTCGGTGGATCGGGCGTCGCTGGTCGCCGCGTTGTCGAAGGCCGCGGTCGCCGAGGAGCGCGTCGTCCGCTGCCTGCTGCAGGTGAGCCTGGCTTCGTTCGGGCCCCGGGACGCCGCGACCGGGCGCGCCCGAGGCGGCGTGGAACCGGAGGATGTGGCGGAGCTGGCGGCCGGCGTCGCGGCCGCGGACGGGTTGGAGCTCGGCGGGGTGATGGCCGTCGCGCCGCTCGGTGGTGACCCCGGCGAGGCGTTCGCCGGCCTGCGTGAAGTAGCCTCGCGGCTACGCTCCGAACATGCCGGTGCCGACTGGATCTCGGCCGGGATGAGCGGCGATCTGGACGCCGCGATCAGGCACGGGGCGACACACGTTCGGCTCGGGCGCGCATTACTCGGAACGCGTCCCCCTCTGGGCTAG
- a CDS encoding cell division protein SepF, with the protein MSGALRKMGVYLGLVEDGERYNARYDDEYDDYDDYDDEVVDGESQETEPARDPRDTRDRDGRERENRDSRDNRDSRDARDEQVGTVSKFPERRGVVPSPEVTELARITTVHPRSYNEARVIGEHFRDGTPVIMNLTEMDHADAKRLVDFAAGLIFCCRGSIERITTKVFLVCPPNVSVAAEEKEKIAADGFYNQS; encoded by the coding sequence ATGAGCGGCGCGTTGCGCAAGATGGGTGTGTACCTCGGCTTGGTCGAGGACGGCGAGCGCTACAACGCGCGCTACGACGACGAGTACGACGACTACGACGACTATGACGACGAAGTGGTCGACGGGGAGTCCCAGGAGACCGAGCCGGCCCGCGACCCGCGGGACACGCGCGACCGCGACGGCCGCGAGCGTGAGAATCGCGACAGTCGTGACAATCGCGACAGTCGTGACGCCCGCGACGAGCAGGTGGGCACGGTCTCCAAGTTTCCAGAACGGCGTGGAGTCGTACCGTCCCCGGAGGTTACCGAGTTGGCCCGCATCACCACCGTGCACCCGCGCAGCTACAACGAGGCGCGCGTCATCGGTGAGCACTTCCGCGACGGCACGCCCGTCATCATGAACCTGACCGAGATGGACCACGCCGACGCCAAGCGGCTGGTCGACTTCGCGGCCGGACTGATCTTCTGCTGCCGTGGTTCGATCGAACGGATCACCACGAAGGTTTTCCTCGTCTGCCCGCCGAACGTCTCGGTGGCCGCCGAGGAGAAGGAGAAGATCGCCGCGGACGGTTTCTACAACCAGAGCTGA
- a CDS encoding YggT family protein — MVALALVLSVLSWVLLAFFLILVARFVLSLIVMFAPQWHPKGPLLLLFELVYSVTDPFLRPLRRILPPIGAGGIRIDLSMLMLFVLVSLAMSINSTALRSL; from the coding sequence ATGGTTGCTCTCGCGCTGGTCCTCAGTGTTCTCAGCTGGGTGTTGCTCGCCTTCTTCCTGATTCTGGTGGCGCGCTTCGTCCTCAGCCTGATCGTCATGTTCGCACCGCAGTGGCACCCCAAGGGGCCGTTGCTGCTGTTGTTCGAACTGGTCTACTCGGTCACGGATCCTTTCCTGCGGCCGCTCCGGCGCATCCTGCCCCCGATCGGGGCCGGCGGCATCCGGATCGATCTGTCCATGCTGATGTTGTTCGTCCTCGTCTCGCTGGCGATGTCGATCAACTCGACCGCGCTCAGGTCGCTGTGA
- a CDS encoding DivIVA domain-containing protein — protein MPLTPDDVRSKQFTPVRLREGYDVTEVDSFLDEVEAELERLLAENEELRAKLAAAQRAGAGQQQERPVDQTAALPPVVQQPKPAPIVEKPEEKPPVAPAVAAAGAAAAAGTVGDASSSAVRLLEMATKHSDDLVQEAKDTADKIIGEARAKAERLENEARGKADRMTGEARARAEKLDGEIAERRAQMLGTLEKQKGQLERTIDDLHAYEREYRSRLKTYFTEQLKALGNGDDTLSPRNGFRPEARAQAHGHGV, from the coding sequence ATGCCGCTGACGCCGGATGACGTCCGCTCGAAGCAATTCACGCCCGTCCGATTGCGGGAGGGCTACGACGTCACTGAGGTCGACTCCTTCCTCGACGAGGTCGAAGCCGAGCTCGAGCGCCTCCTCGCGGAGAACGAGGAGTTGCGCGCGAAGCTCGCGGCGGCGCAGCGCGCTGGTGCGGGGCAGCAGCAGGAACGGCCGGTCGACCAGACCGCCGCGCTGCCGCCCGTGGTGCAACAGCCCAAGCCCGCTCCGATCGTCGAGAAGCCCGAGGAGAAGCCGCCCGTCGCACCGGCTGTAGCGGCCGCGGGGGCTGCTGCGGCAGCTGGAACCGTTGGTGACGCGTCCAGCTCCGCGGTCCGGCTGCTGGAGATGGCCACCAAGCACTCCGACGACCTGGTCCAGGAGGCGAAGGACACCGCCGACAAGATCATCGGCGAGGCCCGCGCCAAGGCGGAGCGGCTGGAGAACGAGGCCCGCGGCAAGGCCGACCGGATGACCGGTGAGGCCCGTGCCCGCGCCGAGAAGCTCGACGGCGAGATCGCCGAGCGGCGCGCGCAGATGCTCGGCACCCTGGAGAAGCAGAAGGGTCAGCTCGAGCGCACGATCGACGACCTGCACGCCTACGAGCGCGAGTACCGCAGCCGCCTGAAGACGTACTTCACCGAGCAGCTCAAGGCGCTCGGCAACGGCGACGACACGCTCAGCCCGCGCAACGGCTTCCGCCCGGAGGCCCGCGCCCAGGCCCACGGTCACGGCGTGTAG
- the ileS gene encoding isoleucine--tRNA ligase has translation MADSPSTSSGPSTPWQQVPAQVDLPAIEREVLTLWDTHDTFAKSLEQSAGGTPWTFFEGPPTANGMPGTHHIEARVFKDVFPRYRTMKGFSVERKAGWDCHGLPVEVAVEKELGFSGKNDIEAYGIAEFNAKCRESVLRHVDAFADLTTRMGYWVNMDHPYRTMDPQYVESVWWSLKQIHDKGLLVEDYRITPYCPRCGTGLSDHELAQGYETVVDPSVYVRFPLTSGPLAGQASLLVWTTTPWTLVSNTAVAVHPDVEYVVATDGTESLVVAKPLLGTLGEGWTVTDEYAGREMERWTYQRPFELVPFDEPAHFVVLAEYVTTEDGTGLVHQSPAFGADDLLVCRAYGLPVVKPVGPDGRFDADLDLVGGQFFKKADEDLVKDLGARGVLFRHVPYEHPYPHCWRCHTPVMYYALPSWYIRTTQVKDALLRENEKTNWFPESVKWGRYGDWLRNNIDWAVSRSRYWGTPLPIWRCGEDHQVCVGSLAELSELAGRDVSATDPHRPFVDDITFACPTCGGESHRVADVIDAWYDSGSMPFAQWGYPWVEGSKERFEKAYPADFISEAIDQTRGWFYTLMAIGTLVFDESSYRNVVCLGHILAEDGRKMSKHLGNILEPISLMDAHSADAVRWFMACSGSPWKARGIGPNVLNEIVRKVLLTYWNTVAFHALYARLADWDPADVPPVAERSVLDRWLVSETHRLVRDADDAYATYDTQRLGAVIGSFVDVLSNWYVRRSRRRFWAGDAGALATLHETLEVLTRLMAPLTPFVTERVWQDVFRPVTPGLPESVHLAEFPKYDAALIDDTLATHVSMARRVVELGRSARAEAKVRTRQPLSRALVGSAAIADLSGELLREIADELNVGSVEPLSSAGADLVEHSAKGNFRELGKRFGKQTPVVAKAIAAANAAELAAAFKAGGTATVVVDGENVEVGADEVVLSERPREGWSVVNEQGETVALDLEVTPELKQAGLAREVVRTLQEARKNAGLEVSDRIDVWLDATDAELADALGKHADDVAREVLATSLTPAAPADTDGLATGTDEELGLTYWLTKAATTA, from the coding sequence ATGGCGGACAGCCCCAGTACTTCCAGCGGGCCCAGCACCCCGTGGCAGCAGGTCCCGGCCCAGGTCGACCTGCCCGCGATCGAGCGTGAGGTGCTCACGCTCTGGGACACCCACGACACCTTCGCCAAGAGTCTCGAGCAGTCGGCCGGCGGGACGCCGTGGACCTTCTTCGAGGGTCCGCCGACCGCCAACGGCATGCCGGGCACCCACCACATCGAGGCCCGCGTCTTCAAGGACGTCTTCCCGCGCTACCGGACCATGAAGGGCTTCTCGGTCGAGCGCAAGGCCGGCTGGGACTGCCACGGCCTGCCGGTCGAGGTCGCGGTCGAGAAGGAGCTCGGCTTCAGCGGCAAGAACGACATCGAGGCGTACGGCATCGCCGAGTTCAACGCGAAGTGCCGTGAGTCCGTGCTGCGGCACGTGGACGCCTTCGCCGACCTGACCACCCGGATGGGCTACTGGGTGAACATGGACCACCCGTACCGGACGATGGACCCGCAGTACGTCGAGTCCGTCTGGTGGTCGCTGAAGCAGATCCACGACAAGGGCCTGCTGGTCGAGGACTACCGGATCACGCCGTACTGCCCGCGCTGCGGCACCGGGCTGTCCGACCACGAGCTCGCCCAGGGGTACGAGACGGTCGTCGATCCGTCGGTGTACGTGCGGTTCCCGCTCACCTCGGGTCCGCTGGCCGGTCAGGCGTCGCTGCTGGTCTGGACGACGACCCCGTGGACCCTGGTGTCCAACACCGCGGTCGCCGTACACCCGGACGTGGAGTACGTGGTCGCCACCGACGGCACCGAGTCGCTGGTCGTCGCGAAGCCGCTGCTCGGCACGCTGGGCGAGGGCTGGACCGTGACGGACGAGTACGCCGGCCGCGAGATGGAGCGGTGGACGTACCAGCGCCCGTTCGAGCTCGTCCCGTTCGACGAGCCGGCCCACTTCGTCGTGCTGGCCGAGTACGTCACCACCGAGGACGGCACCGGTCTGGTCCACCAGTCCCCCGCGTTCGGCGCCGACGACCTGCTGGTCTGCCGGGCGTACGGGCTGCCCGTGGTCAAGCCGGTCGGCCCGGACGGCCGGTTCGACGCGGACCTGGACCTGGTCGGCGGCCAATTCTTCAAGAAGGCGGACGAGGACCTGGTCAAGGACCTCGGCGCTCGCGGTGTGCTGTTCCGGCACGTGCCGTACGAGCACCCGTACCCGCACTGCTGGCGCTGCCACACCCCGGTCATGTACTACGCGCTCCCGTCCTGGTACATCCGCACCACCCAGGTCAAGGACGCGCTGCTCCGCGAGAACGAGAAGACCAACTGGTTCCCGGAGTCGGTGAAGTGGGGCCGCTACGGCGACTGGCTGCGCAACAACATCGACTGGGCCGTCTCCCGCTCCCGCTACTGGGGTACACCGTTGCCGATCTGGCGCTGCGGTGAGGACCACCAGGTCTGCGTCGGTTCGCTGGCCGAGCTGAGCGAGCTGGCCGGCCGGGACGTCAGCGCGACCGACCCGCACCGCCCGTTCGTCGACGACATCACCTTCGCCTGCCCGACCTGTGGCGGCGAGTCGCACCGGGTCGCCGACGTGATCGACGCCTGGTACGACTCGGGCTCGATGCCGTTCGCACAGTGGGGCTACCCGTGGGTCGAGGGGTCCAAGGAGCGGTTCGAGAAGGCGTACCCGGCCGACTTCATCTCCGAGGCGATCGACCAGACCCGGGGCTGGTTCTACACGCTGATGGCGATCGGCACGCTGGTCTTCGACGAGTCGTCGTACCGCAACGTCGTCTGCCTGGGCCACATCCTGGCCGAGGACGGCAGGAAGATGTCCAAGCACCTGGGCAACATCCTCGAGCCGATCTCGCTGATGGACGCGCACAGCGCGGACGCGGTGCGCTGGTTCATGGCCTGCTCCGGCTCGCCGTGGAAGGCGCGCGGCATCGGCCCGAACGTGCTGAACGAGATCGTCCGGAAGGTGCTGCTGACCTACTGGAACACGGTCGCCTTCCACGCCCTGTACGCCCGGCTCGCCGACTGGGACCCGGCCGACGTGCCGCCGGTCGCCGAGCGGTCGGTGCTGGACCGCTGGCTGGTCAGCGAGACGCACCGGCTGGTCCGGGACGCCGACGACGCGTACGCCACGTACGACACGCAGAGGCTGGGCGCCGTCATCGGCAGCTTCGTCGACGTGCTGTCGAACTGGTACGTCCGCCGCTCCCGCCGCCGGTTCTGGGCGGGTGACGCCGGTGCGCTGGCGACGCTGCACGAGACGCTCGAGGTCCTGACCCGGCTGATGGCGCCGCTCACCCCGTTCGTCACCGAGCGGGTCTGGCAGGACGTGTTCCGCCCGGTCACGCCCGGGCTGCCGGAGTCGGTGCACCTGGCCGAGTTCCCGAAGTACGACGCGGCGTTGATCGACGACACGCTGGCGACGCACGTGTCGATGGCCCGCCGGGTCGTCGAGCTGGGCCGGTCGGCCCGGGCCGAGGCGAAGGTCCGGACCCGGCAGCCGCTGAGCCGGGCGCTGGTCGGCTCGGCCGCGATCGCGGACCTGTCCGGCGAGCTGCTGCGGGAGATCGCCGACGAGCTGAACGTCGGTTCGGTCGAGCCGCTGTCGTCCGCCGGCGCCGACCTGGTCGAGCACTCGGCCAAGGGCAACTTCCGCGAGCTCGGCAAGCGGTTCGGCAAGCAGACGCCGGTGGTCGCCAAGGCGATCGCGGCCGCGAACGCGGCGGAGCTGGCGGCTGCCTTCAAGGCCGGCGGTACGGCGACCGTGGTGGTCGACGGCGAGAACGTCGAGGTCGGCGCCGACGAGGTGGTGCTCTCCGAGCGGCCGCGGGAAGGCTGGTCGGTGGTCAACGAGCAGGGCGAGACGGTCGCGCTCGACCTCGAGGTGACCCCGGAGCTCAAGCAGGCCGGTCTGGCCCGCGAGGTGGTCCGGACCCTGCAGGAGGCCCGCAAGAACGCCGGGCTGGAGGTCTCCGACCGGATCGACGTCTGGCTCGACGCCACCGACGCCGAGCTCGCCGACGCCCTCGGCAAGCACGCCGACGACGTGGCCCGCGAGGTGCTGGCCACCAGCCTCACCCCGGCGGCCCCGGCCGACACCGACGGCCTGGCCACCGGGACCGACGAGGAACTCGGCCTGACCTACTGGCTCACCAAGGCCGCCACCACGGCCTGA
- a CDS encoding TraR/DksA family transcriptional regulator — protein sequence MKTNENRTPATAPAKSPKKAEALSVREGESPWTPVELEELRGELEADVVHLKEEIRDAELEIVGLLRDGGDGAGNDQADVGSTTLERDHEMSLANNARDMLDQIERALARIDDGTYGICESCGKAIGKGRLQAFPRATLCVSCKEREERR from the coding sequence ATGAAGACGAACGAGAACAGGACCCCGGCAACGGCGCCGGCCAAGTCGCCCAAGAAAGCCGAGGCCCTGAGCGTCCGGGAGGGCGAGAGCCCGTGGACCCCGGTCGAGCTCGAGGAACTGCGCGGTGAGCTCGAGGCCGACGTGGTGCACCTCAAGGAGGAGATCCGCGACGCCGAGCTGGAGATCGTCGGGTTGCTCCGCGACGGTGGCGACGGGGCCGGCAACGACCAGGCCGACGTCGGCTCGACCACGCTCGAGCGGGACCACGAGATGTCGCTGGCGAACAACGCCCGGGACATGCTGGACCAGATCGAGCGGGCGCTGGCCCGGATCGACGACGGCACCTACGGCATCTGTGAGAGCTGCGGCAAGGCGATCGGCAAGGGGCGGTTGCAGGCGTTCCCGCGTGCGACACTGTGCGTGTCATGCAAAGAACGCGAAGAACGCCGCTGA
- the lspA gene encoding signal peptidase II, producing MQRTRRTPLSDSDSTRQPAEEQTEPADPTSAGSSSSPDPTSAAAATPAAEAGESHPDDADLTEPTTADAATDDAAKDPDASDDGASAGGVAPGGRSWRLTAVFAVVGLVVLGLDQLTKVLALHHLTPGEPVDVIGTFLRFNLIRNPGAAFSLGSDFTPVISTIQIVVAVAVIWFSRRLGSLGWAVAFGFLFGGAVGNITDRVFREPSPFHGHVVDFLQLPHWAIFNIADMAVTSAAILLIVQTLRGIRLDGTREVAKK from the coding sequence ATGCAAAGAACGCGAAGAACGCCGCTGAGCGACTCCGACTCGACCCGCCAGCCAGCCGAAGAGCAGACGGAACCGGCCGACCCCACGTCGGCCGGTTCGTCGTCGTCTCCGGACCCCACTTCGGCAGCGGCGGCCACGCCTGCCGCCGAAGCGGGGGAGAGCCACCCGGACGACGCCGACCTGACGGAGCCCACCACCGCTGACGCGGCCACGGACGACGCCGCGAAGGACCCAGACGCTTCCGATGACGGAGCGTCGGCCGGGGGCGTGGCTCCTGGCGGCCGGTCCTGGCGGTTGACGGCGGTGTTCGCCGTGGTCGGGCTGGTGGTGCTCGGGCTGGACCAGTTGACCAAGGTCCTGGCGCTGCATCACCTCACGCCGGGCGAGCCGGTCGACGTGATCGGTACCTTCCTGCGGTTCAACCTGATCCGGAATCCGGGCGCCGCGTTCAGCCTCGGGTCGGACTTCACCCCGGTGATCAGCACGATCCAGATCGTCGTCGCGGTGGCGGTGATCTGGTTCTCCCGCCGGCTCGGGTCGCTCGGCTGGGCGGTCGCGTTCGGCTTCCTGTTCGGCGGTGCCGTCGGCAACATCACCGACCGGGTGTTCCGCGAGCCGTCGCCGTTCCACGGGCACGTGGTCGACTTCCTCCAGCTGCCGCACTGGGCGATCTTCAACATCGCCGACATGGCCGTCACCTCGGCCGCGATCCTGCTGATCGTCCAGACCTTGCGCGGGATCCGCCTGGACGGTACCCGGGAAGTGGCGAAGAAGTGA
- a CDS encoding RluA family pseudouridine synthase — protein sequence MVPDGLAGERLDAALSRLFGVSRTKAAELIESGLVQVDGSPAPKSSRVAAGVMLDVELPPPPAEVTVVPETVENLRIVHDDDEIVVVDKPVGVAAHPSPGWTGPTVIGHLAGAGFAISTSGAAERKGIVHRLDVGTSGLMVVAKTEYSYTVLKRAFKERTVKKIYHALVQGHPDPFTGTVDAPIDRHPHHDYKFGVVAGGKPSVTHYETLEAFRFATLLEITLETGRTHQIRVHMSAIGHPCCGDLTYGADPVLAERLQLGRQWLHAMRLGFTHPGSGEYVEFTSEYPEDLDQALDRLVDAQ from the coding sequence ATGGTGCCGGACGGCCTGGCCGGCGAACGCCTGGACGCGGCACTGTCCCGGCTCTTCGGGGTCTCCCGGACGAAGGCGGCCGAGCTGATCGAGTCCGGTCTGGTCCAGGTGGACGGATCCCCGGCGCCCAAGTCGTCCCGGGTCGCGGCCGGGGTGATGCTCGACGTCGAGCTGCCGCCGCCGCCCGCCGAGGTCACCGTTGTCCCCGAGACCGTCGAGAACCTGCGGATCGTCCACGACGACGACGAGATCGTGGTGGTCGACAAGCCGGTCGGCGTCGCCGCGCACCCGTCCCCGGGCTGGACCGGCCCGACCGTGATCGGCCACCTGGCCGGCGCCGGGTTCGCGATCTCCACCAGCGGCGCCGCCGAACGCAAGGGCATCGTGCACCGCCTGGACGTCGGCACCTCCGGGCTGATGGTGGTCGCCAAGACGGAGTACAGCTACACCGTGCTGAAGCGGGCCTTCAAGGAGCGCACGGTGAAGAAGATCTACCACGCGCTGGTGCAGGGTCACCCGGACCCGTTCACCGGCACCGTGGACGCGCCGATCGACCGGCATCCGCACCACGACTACAAGTTCGGCGTCGTGGCCGGCGGCAAGCCGAGCGTGACGCACTACGAGACGCTCGAGGCGTTCCGGTTCGCGACGCTGCTCGAGATCACCCTGGAGACCGGCCGCACGCACCAGATCCGCGTGCACATGTCCGCGATCGGCCACCCGTGCTGCGGCGACCTGACCTACGGTGCGGACCCGGTCCTGGCCGAACGTCTCCAGCTGGGCCGGCAGTGGCTGCACGCGATGCGGCTCGGCTTCACCCACCCCGGCTCCGGCGAGTACGTCGAGTTCACCTCGGAGTACCCCGAGGACCTCGACCAGGCCCTCGACCGTCTCGTCGACGCGCAGTGA
- a CDS encoding Type 1 glutamine amidotransferase-like domain-containing protein — protein MKLYLSSFRLGDHPEHLVALLPPAARIAVICNALDSEDAVLRAEKVTAELEWLTDLGLRPEGVDLRECSPEDVAARLTQYDGLWVRGGNVFVLRVALARSGADKVLPELIRSEQLVYAGYSAGPCVLAPSLRGLELCDDVTAVDGEPIWDGLGLLDEAIVPHLDSPGHPETELVEKVRASYERTGVPYLPMRDGQAYVVDGDRRELV, from the coding sequence GTGAAGCTGTACCTGTCGTCGTTCCGGCTCGGCGACCACCCGGAGCACCTGGTCGCGTTGCTGCCGCCGGCTGCCCGGATCGCGGTGATCTGCAACGCGCTCGACAGCGAGGACGCCGTACTGCGGGCCGAGAAGGTCACCGCCGAGCTCGAGTGGCTCACCGACCTCGGTCTCCGGCCCGAGGGGGTCGACCTGCGTGAATGCTCACCGGAGGACGTAGCCGCCCGGCTCACGCAGTACGACGGGCTCTGGGTGCGCGGCGGAAACGTGTTCGTGCTCCGGGTCGCCCTGGCGCGCAGCGGGGCCGACAAGGTGCTGCCCGAGCTGATCAGGTCGGAGCAGCTCGTTTACGCGGGGTACAGCGCGGGTCCGTGTGTCCTTGCGCCGAGCCTGCGGGGCCTGGAGTTGTGCGACGACGTCACCGCGGTGGACGGTGAGCCGATCTGGGACGGGCTCGGCCTGCTCGACGAGGCGATCGTGCCGCACCTCGACTCACCCGGGCATCCCGAGACGGAGCTGGTGGAGAAGGTGCGAGCTTCGTACGAGCGGACCGGCGTGCCGTATCTGCCGATGCGGGACGGGCAGGCGTACGTCGTCGACGGGGATCGGCGCGAGCTGGTCTGA
- a CDS encoding MarR family winged helix-turn-helix transcriptional regulator, which translates to MVSRDQELLSAAALTTFKLNGQFLEVAEGLARPAGLTATWWQVLGAVLQTPLPVSAIAREMGITRQAVQRTADVLVERGLAEYRDNPAHKRAKLVAVTTDGLAAVRAISPDHARQAKRLSNLLGQEEFARAVEALTLLSKALDTLAKQP; encoded by the coding sequence GTGGTGAGTCGCGACCAGGAGTTGCTCAGTGCGGCGGCGCTGACCACGTTCAAGCTCAACGGCCAGTTCCTCGAGGTCGCCGAGGGACTGGCCCGCCCGGCCGGACTCACCGCCACCTGGTGGCAGGTCCTCGGCGCCGTCCTGCAGACCCCGTTGCCGGTGTCCGCGATCGCGCGCGAGATGGGCATCACCCGCCAGGCCGTCCAGCGCACCGCGGACGTCCTGGTCGAGCGCGGCCTCGCGGAGTACCGGGACAACCCGGCCCACAAACGGGCGAAGCTGGTCGCCGTCACCACCGACGGGCTGGCCGCCGTCCGGGCGATCAGCCCGGACCACGCCCGGCAGGCGAAGCGGTTGAGCAACCTGCTCGGCCAGGAGGAGTTCGCCCGGGCCGTCGAGGCGCTCACCCTCCTGTCGAAGGCGCTCGACACCTTGGCCAAACAGCCCTGA